In one Micromonospora polyrhachis genomic region, the following are encoded:
- a CDS encoding pseudouridine-5'-phosphate glycosidase, protein MTDFHIRYGAEVADARRDGRPVVALESTIVSHGLPRPDNLRVAREIEQAVRAAGAVPATIGMVGGELVVGLDDDQLTRLASTDGVAKLSVRDLAIASATGADGATTVAATSAVAAAAGIGVFATGGLGGVHREASQTFDESADLTTLARTPITVVCAGVKSILDVGATLERLETLGVAVLGYRTHRFPGFFITDSGFGLDWSVDSPEQAAAVLTAQAAHGAHLGGVIVANPLPIDEQLDPALHDRTLAEGLARMEREGVTGKAVTPFLLSHFHSATEGASLAVNVRIILRNATLAAQIAVALAARPSLAG, encoded by the coding sequence GTGACCGACTTTCACATCCGGTACGGCGCCGAGGTAGCCGACGCGCGACGCGACGGGCGACCCGTCGTGGCGCTGGAGAGCACGATCGTCTCGCACGGTCTGCCCCGGCCCGACAACCTTCGGGTCGCGCGGGAGATCGAGCAGGCGGTACGGGCCGCCGGAGCGGTCCCGGCGACCATCGGCATGGTGGGTGGCGAACTCGTCGTCGGCCTCGACGACGACCAGTTGACCCGACTCGCCAGCACCGACGGGGTGGCCAAGCTCTCCGTACGCGACCTCGCGATAGCCTCCGCCACCGGCGCGGACGGGGCGACCACGGTAGCCGCCACCAGCGCGGTGGCCGCCGCCGCCGGGATCGGGGTCTTCGCCACCGGTGGGCTCGGCGGGGTACACCGGGAAGCCAGCCAGACCTTCGACGAGTCGGCGGACCTGACCACCCTGGCCCGTACGCCGATCACGGTGGTCTGTGCCGGAGTCAAGTCGATCCTCGACGTAGGAGCCACCCTGGAGCGGCTGGAGACCCTGGGGGTGGCGGTGCTCGGCTATCGCACCCACCGCTTCCCCGGCTTCTTCATCACCGACAGCGGCTTCGGCCTCGACTGGTCGGTGGACTCCCCCGAGCAGGCCGCCGCCGTGCTGACCGCCCAGGCGGCGCACGGCGCACACCTCGGTGGCGTGATCGTGGCGAACCCGCTGCCGATCGACGAGCAGCTCGACCCGGCGCTGCACGACCGTACGCTGGCCGAAGGACTGGCCCGGATGGAGCGCGAGGGGGTCACCGGCAAGGCCGTCACACCGTTCCTGCTGTCTCACTTCCACTCCGCCACCGAGGGCGCCAGTCTCGCGGTGAACGTCCGGATCATCCTGCGGAACGCCACGCTGGCGGCCCAGATCGCGGTCGCCCTGGCAGCGCGTCCCAGCCTCGCCGGCTGA
- the dtd gene encoding D-aminoacyl-tRNA deacylase, with product MRAVVQTVSRASVTVDGAVVGAISDGLLVLLGVTHADTDTTATTMARKVHELRILDDERSAADTGSPILVVSQFTLYGDARKGRRPSWGAAAPAEVAEPLVTAFAEALRTRGAQVETGRFRAHMLVESVNVGPRTVLLEL from the coding sequence ATGCGTGCGGTGGTACAGACGGTGAGCCGGGCAAGCGTCACGGTGGACGGTGCCGTCGTGGGGGCGATCTCCGATGGCCTGCTGGTGCTGCTCGGCGTTACCCACGCCGACACGGACACCACCGCCACGACCATGGCTCGCAAGGTGCATGAACTGCGCATCCTCGACGACGAGCGGTCGGCTGCCGATACCGGTTCACCGATCCTCGTAGTCAGCCAGTTCACCCTGTACGGGGACGCCCGCAAGGGGCGACGGCCGAGTTGGGGTGCGGCGGCCCCGGCCGAGGTGGCCGAACCGCTGGTGACTGCCTTCGCCGAGGCGTTGCGAACACGCGGCGCACAGGTGGAGACCGGCCGGTTCCGGGCGCACATGCTGGTCGAGAGTGTCAACGTCGGTCCCCGGACCGTGCTGCTGGAGCTATAG
- a CDS encoding DUF3099 domain-containing protein — protein sequence MKRQAFEPILITDASRSQDDQLQSRQVRYLVMMGIRLLCLVLGAVLVVVEAPMLWLWLPLCGVGMILLPWLAVILVNDRPPKDEHRLAYRFRHRAATGSAPRSLSAEERPHPIIDAEP from the coding sequence GTGAAGCGTCAGGCGTTCGAGCCGATTCTGATCACCGATGCCTCGCGCAGCCAGGATGACCAGTTGCAGAGCCGCCAGGTGCGTTACCTCGTCATGATGGGCATCCGCCTCCTCTGCCTGGTGCTGGGGGCGGTCCTGGTCGTGGTCGAGGCCCCGATGCTCTGGCTCTGGCTACCGCTCTGTGGCGTTGGCATGATCCTTCTGCCGTGGTTGGCCGTGATCCTGGTCAACGATCGTCCGCCCAAGGACGAGCACCGCCTCGCCTACCGGTTCCGGCACCGCGCCGCCACCGGAAGCGCACCACGCAGCCTGTCGGCCGAGGAACGACCACATCCGATCATCGACGCCGAGCCCTGA
- a CDS encoding sporulation protein: MVFKRLMQAMGVGGPSVETVLSNPNCRPGGYLEGQIHVAGGDHAVDIEYVALGLVTRVEVESGDSEYDTTQEFHRQRVTGPFRLEAGQRHDIPFRFDVPWETPITEVYGQHLHGMTMGLRTELEVARSLDKGDLDPVAVHPLPAQERILDALLRLGFRFSRADVERGHIYGVQQTLPFYQEIEFYPPPQYARAINQLELTFIGTPQHLQVVLEIDKRGGVFTEGRDAFGRFTVGYAAVEQTDWVAQLDGWLRQSIQKRGLFF; encoded by the coding sequence ATGGTCTTCAAGAGATTGATGCAGGCGATGGGCGTTGGCGGTCCGTCGGTGGAGACCGTGTTGAGCAACCCCAACTGCCGGCCCGGCGGATACCTGGAAGGGCAGATCCATGTTGCCGGCGGCGACCACGCGGTGGACATCGAGTACGTCGCGCTGGGCCTGGTAACCCGCGTCGAGGTCGAGAGCGGCGACAGCGAGTACGACACCACCCAGGAATTCCACCGCCAGCGGGTGACCGGCCCGTTCCGCCTGGAGGCGGGGCAGCGCCACGACATCCCGTTCCGGTTCGACGTGCCCTGGGAGACGCCGATCACCGAGGTCTACGGTCAGCACCTGCACGGCATGACGATGGGGCTGCGGACCGAACTCGAAGTCGCCCGATCCCTCGACAAGGGGGACCTCGACCCGGTGGCGGTGCATCCGCTGCCGGCCCAGGAACGCATTCTCGACGCGCTGCTGCGGCTCGGTTTCCGGTTCAGCCGGGCCGACGTCGAACGGGGCCACATCTACGGCGTGCAGCAGACACTGCCGTTCTACCAGGAGATCGAGTTCTACCCGCCACCCCAGTACGCCCGCGCGATCAACCAGCTGGAACTGACCTTCATCGGTACGCCCCAACACCTCCAGGTCGTACTGGAGATCGACAAGCGGGGTGGCGTGTTCACCGAGGGGCGGGACGCGTTCGGCCGGTTCACCGTGGGCTACGCCGCGGTCGAGCAGACCGACTGGGTGGCCCAACTCGACGGCTGGCTGCGGCAGTCCATCCAGAAGCGCGGCCTGTTCTTCTGA
- a CDS encoding DUF3039 domain-containing protein: MTGGVDVSTQVLERPEQKDADTGPEMFHYVRKEKIAESAVMGTFVIALCGETFPVTKAAKPGSPVCPKCKEIYDSMTG; encoded by the coding sequence ATGACCGGAGGTGTAGACGTGAGCACACAGGTTCTCGAGCGTCCCGAACAGAAGGACGCCGACACCGGGCCGGAAATGTTCCATTACGTCCGGAAAGAGAAGATCGCCGAAAGTGCGGTCATGGGTACGTTCGTGATCGCCCTCTGCGGCGAGACGTTCCCCGTCACCAAGGCGGCCAAGCCCGGCTCACCCGTCTGCCCCAAGTGCAAGGAGATCTACGACTCGATGACCGGCTGA
- a CDS encoding DUF7782 domain-containing protein, whose protein sequence is MDVHDMLLSPTGVDQLRDALISAGYTSSGIAERLGPVATGALAGNDYRAALRATEGGDRLDTLIRLFVCAQTEPEPAVAAALAPLPLADALAGGLVERYGDGLRQAVDLEPYGDTWWVLSDLPAGSRPGPLASDHVLGVGGASTTLVGAAIRRPVRTALDLGTGSGVQALHLSTHAQKVTATDLSPRSLRFAATTARLSGQDWELLAGDLAAPVAGRRFDLVVSNPPFVVGPGTTTHTYRDSGRVGDGVGAELAAAAPGLLTEGGTMQYLANWVHVAGEDWDERVAGWFAGTGLDAWVIQREVADPKAYVDLWLADASEATDPQRVVDWLDWFDAHKVEAIGFGVINLRRSGHDVPVVRVEELRQPVQPPLGDQVAAWFDRQDWLRVRDTDGLLSARYQAADGLRLRQEATMGEEGWAVDRQVLVMPHGLRWSEEVDPLVLALVGGCDGRLPLRDQLALLAAAHEVPTADLAEAAGPIIAHLVERGLIEPLPA, encoded by the coding sequence GTGGACGTACATGACATGCTGCTCTCTCCCACCGGGGTCGACCAGCTCAGGGACGCGCTGATCAGCGCCGGATACACGTCGAGCGGAATCGCCGAGCGGCTCGGACCGGTAGCCACGGGGGCGCTGGCGGGAAACGACTACCGGGCGGCGCTACGGGCCACCGAGGGCGGGGACCGGCTCGACACCCTGATCCGGCTCTTCGTCTGCGCCCAGACCGAACCGGAGCCGGCGGTCGCCGCCGCGCTCGCGCCGCTGCCGCTGGCTGACGCACTCGCTGGCGGGCTGGTCGAGCGGTACGGCGACGGGCTACGTCAGGCCGTCGACCTGGAGCCGTACGGCGACACCTGGTGGGTGCTCTCCGACCTGCCCGCTGGCAGCCGACCCGGACCGCTGGCCAGCGACCACGTGCTGGGCGTGGGAGGTGCCTCCACCACCCTGGTCGGTGCGGCGATCCGCCGGCCGGTCCGCACCGCGCTCGACCTGGGCACCGGTTCCGGTGTGCAGGCACTGCACCTGTCCACCCACGCGCAGAAGGTCACCGCCACCGACCTCTCCCCCCGCTCGCTGCGGTTCGCGGCGACCACCGCCCGGCTGAGCGGACAGGACTGGGAACTGTTGGCCGGGGACCTGGCAGCACCGGTCGCCGGCCGGCGCTTCGACCTGGTGGTGAGCAATCCCCCATTCGTGGTCGGGCCGGGCACCACCACGCACACGTACCGGGACTCCGGTCGGGTCGGTGACGGGGTCGGGGCGGAACTGGCCGCCGCGGCACCGGGCCTGCTCACCGAGGGCGGCACCATGCAGTACCTGGCGAACTGGGTGCACGTCGCCGGCGAGGACTGGGACGAGCGGGTGGCCGGGTGGTTCGCCGGCACCGGGCTGGACGCCTGGGTCATCCAGCGGGAGGTGGCCGACCCGAAGGCGTACGTGGACCTGTGGCTGGCCGACGCCAGCGAGGCCACCGACCCGCAGCGGGTGGTCGACTGGCTGGACTGGTTCGACGCGCACAAGGTCGAGGCGATCGGCTTCGGCGTGATCAACTTGCGCCGCAGCGGCCACGACGTCCCGGTGGTCCGGGTGGAGGAACTACGACAGCCGGTGCAGCCACCGCTGGGCGACCAGGTCGCCGCCTGGTTCGACCGCCAGGACTGGCTCCGGGTACGCGACACCGACGGGCTGCTCTCCGCCCGCTACCAGGCGGCCGACGGCCTGCGGCTACGGCAGGAGGCGACCATGGGCGAGGAGGGCTGGGCGGTCGACCGGCAGGTCCTCGTCATGCCACACGGGCTGCGCTGGTCCGAAGAGGTCGACCCGCTGGTGCTGGCGCTGGTGGGCGGTTGCGACGGGCGGCTGCCGCTGCGTGACCAGCTGGCCCTGCTCGCCGCCGCCCACGAGGTACCGACGGCCGACCTCGCCGAGGCGGCCGGACCGATCATCGCCCATCTGGTCGAACGCGGACTGATCGAACCGCTGCCGGCCTGA
- the sigB gene encoding RNA polymerase sigma factor SigB codes for MVGSAVAADAGRIANEQLVDLDATDERGVSADLVRAYLNGIGRTKLLTAVQEVELAKRIEAGLYAEEKLTEPVAEPLRTELGIVVDQGRAAKNHLLEANLRLVVSIAKRYTGRGMAFLDLIQEGNLGLIRAVEKFDYTKGYKFSTYATWWIRQAITRAMADQARTIRIPVHMVEQVNRMVRTRRDLATTMGREPTVAEIATALGVAEFQVIELISYDREPVSLDQAVGEDGESALGDFVAAVDPSIDPGESAAQGQLRNEVEIVLATLSQREQAVIRLRFGLDDGRQRTLDEVGREFGLSRERIRQIEKVTLLKLRQPSRAQRLETYAS; via the coding sequence ATGGTGGGATCGGCGGTAGCCGCCGATGCCGGCAGGATCGCCAACGAGCAACTGGTCGACCTCGACGCGACCGACGAGCGCGGTGTCTCGGCCGATCTGGTCCGGGCCTACCTCAACGGCATCGGCCGTACCAAGCTGCTCACCGCCGTGCAGGAGGTCGAACTCGCCAAGCGGATCGAGGCCGGCCTCTACGCCGAGGAGAAGCTCACCGAGCCGGTGGCCGAGCCTCTGCGTACGGAGCTGGGCATCGTCGTCGACCAGGGACGCGCCGCCAAGAACCACCTGCTGGAGGCGAACCTGCGGCTGGTCGTCAGCATCGCCAAGCGCTACACCGGCCGGGGCATGGCCTTCCTCGACCTCATCCAGGAGGGCAACCTCGGCCTCATCCGCGCCGTCGAGAAGTTCGACTACACCAAGGGCTACAAGTTCTCCACCTACGCCACCTGGTGGATCCGCCAGGCCATCACCCGCGCCATGGCCGACCAGGCCCGCACCATCCGAATCCCGGTGCACATGGTCGAGCAGGTGAACCGGATGGTGCGCACCCGGCGGGACCTCGCCACCACCATGGGCCGGGAGCCCACCGTCGCCGAGATCGCCACCGCCCTCGGCGTCGCGGAGTTCCAGGTGATCGAACTCATCTCCTACGACCGGGAGCCGGTCAGCCTGGACCAGGCCGTCGGCGAGGACGGCGAGAGCGCGCTCGGCGACTTCGTGGCCGCCGTGGATCCGAGCATCGACCCGGGCGAGTCGGCCGCCCAGGGCCAGCTCCGTAACGAGGTGGAGATCGTCCTCGCCACCCTGTCGCAGCGCGAGCAGGCGGTGATCCGGCTGCGCTTCGGGCTCGACGACGGTCGGCAGCGCACCCTGGACGAGGTGGGTCGCGAGTTCGGGCTCTCCCGCGAGCGGATCCGCCAGATCGAGAAGGTGACGCTGCTCAAGCTCCGCCAACCGTCGCGGGCGCAGCGGCTGGAGACGTACGCCAGCTGA
- a CDS encoding carbohydrate kinase family protein — translation MAVPPRIITVGDVITDVLAVLSGPLATGSDAPAAIRFTGGGQAANTAAWLGWLRSPVTLVGAVGADDAGRARLAELADLGVHCAVRQCPDTPTGTVIVLAHDGERTMITERGANLRLTAADVDAALAEAPDARHLHLSAYTLLDAGSRDAGLRALAAARELGLTTSVDAASAAPLRQVGAVAFLDWVRDVDLLLANSDEATALAGEQEPEAQARALATTVRNAVVKRGADGAVWACQGGPVIGSPAQRVPVVDVTGAGDAFAAGLLAAWVAGAAPATALTRAGETGAVAVSTVGARPAVGATGQGD, via the coding sequence ATGGCCGTACCGCCACGGATCATCACCGTCGGCGACGTGATCACCGACGTACTCGCGGTGTTGTCCGGACCACTGGCCACCGGCTCGGACGCCCCGGCGGCCATCCGGTTCACCGGAGGTGGCCAGGCCGCCAACACCGCCGCCTGGCTCGGCTGGCTGCGCAGCCCGGTGACCCTGGTCGGGGCGGTCGGCGCGGACGACGCCGGCCGGGCCCGACTGGCGGAGCTGGCCGACCTCGGGGTGCACTGCGCGGTGCGACAGTGCCCGGACACACCGACCGGCACGGTGATCGTGCTCGCCCACGACGGTGAACGGACCATGATCACCGAACGGGGTGCCAACCTACGGTTGACCGCGGCAGACGTGGACGCAGCGCTGGCCGAAGCACCCGACGCGCGGCATCTGCACCTGTCCGCGTACACCCTGTTGGACGCCGGGTCACGCGACGCTGGCCTGCGGGCGTTGGCCGCCGCCCGCGAACTCGGGCTCACCACCAGCGTCGACGCGGCCTCCGCGGCACCGTTGCGGCAGGTCGGGGCGGTGGCGTTCCTGGACTGGGTACGTGACGTCGACCTGTTGCTCGCCAACTCCGACGAGGCCACCGCCCTGGCCGGCGAGCAGGAACCCGAGGCGCAGGCCCGGGCGTTGGCCACGACGGTCCGCAACGCCGTGGTGAAGCGCGGGGCCGACGGGGCGGTCTGGGCCTGCCAGGGTGGGCCGGTGATCGGGTCGCCGGCCCAACGGGTGCCGGTGGTCGACGTGACCGGAGCCGGTGACGCGTTCGCGGCCGGACTGCTGGCCGCCTGGGTGGCCGGGGCCGCGCCGGCCACCGCGTTGACGCGAGCCGGGGAGACCGGCGCGGTGGCGGTGTCGACGGTGGGCGCCCGCCCGGCTGTCGGTGCGACCGGACAAGGAGACTGA
- a CDS encoding DUF6395 domain-containing protein: MRTAWEIDGTTWRLRLRLDPEDTLTATGQDGRAIELLTDRCRIELPEPAGGVHPDLRALAAWLILQPWAGRRVSFDQPVSSYFAEAIQAGWGVVAGPVDPGLAPRAAGPVAGLSYSGGYDSLAVSLMLPPETPHLFFRRVPHPRVPNRATHVKFDVAQRLVEEAGGRGRRVAVVRSDLEYLTLPFPMLPTWPAFAIGLTLLADRLDLGAIAFGTVLESRFLHNGRRFSRDGVSAWAQPFAAAGLPMLRPAAGMTEVLTLGLAAGSDLGDLARSCLLGTNQSPCLACVKCLRKELILAALRRGPLPAELLRRIPATHRVARELLDGGPPFYFQDMLEYGLARARVDGTFLAALRDRLSPTIAGTAWAEHYYPPTLDLEVPPPWRPTIARFVADRIGLMTADEVTTVQTWDAASRPALANVLR; this comes from the coding sequence ATGAGGACCGCCTGGGAGATCGACGGGACGACCTGGCGGCTGCGTCTGAGGTTGGACCCGGAGGACACCCTCACCGCGACCGGGCAGGATGGCCGGGCGATCGAGTTGCTCACCGACCGGTGCCGGATTGAGTTGCCCGAGCCGGCCGGCGGGGTCCACCCCGACCTACGTGCGTTGGCGGCCTGGCTGATCCTCCAGCCGTGGGCCGGGCGTCGGGTGTCGTTCGACCAACCGGTCTCGTCGTACTTCGCCGAGGCGATCCAGGCCGGCTGGGGGGTGGTGGCCGGTCCGGTCGATCCGGGGCTGGCCCCGCGTGCGGCGGGGCCGGTGGCTGGGCTCTCCTACAGCGGGGGGTACGACTCCCTCGCGGTCAGCCTGATGTTGCCGCCGGAGACACCGCACCTCTTCTTTCGTCGGGTGCCGCATCCTCGGGTGCCGAACCGGGCTACCCACGTCAAGTTCGACGTGGCCCAACGGCTGGTCGAGGAAGCCGGGGGGCGGGGCCGTCGAGTCGCCGTCGTACGCTCCGACCTGGAGTATCTGACCCTGCCGTTTCCCATGTTGCCGACCTGGCCGGCCTTCGCGATCGGCCTGACACTGCTCGCCGACCGGCTGGATCTGGGGGCGATCGCCTTCGGCACGGTGTTGGAGTCGCGGTTCCTGCACAACGGCCGACGCTTCAGCCGCGACGGCGTCTCCGCATGGGCCCAGCCCTTCGCCGCCGCCGGTCTGCCGATGCTGCGTCCGGCAGCGGGCATGACCGAGGTGCTGACTTTGGGGCTGGCCGCCGGTTCGGACCTTGGCGATCTGGCCCGGTCGTGTCTGCTCGGAACGAACCAGAGCCCCTGCCTGGCCTGTGTCAAGTGCCTCCGCAAGGAGCTGATCCTCGCGGCGTTGCGCCGGGGGCCATTGCCCGCCGAACTGTTGCGCCGGATCCCCGCGACGCACCGGGTGGCCCGGGAGTTGCTCGACGGTGGCCCTCCGTTCTACTTCCAGGACATGCTGGAGTACGGCTTGGCCCGTGCGCGGGTCGACGGCACCTTTCTCGCCGCACTGCGGGATCGGCTTTCCCCCACCATCGCCGGTACGGCGTGGGCCGAGCACTACTATCCGCCCACGTTGGACCTGGAGGTACCTCCGCCGTGGCGGCCCACGATCGCCCGGTTCGTCGCTGACCGGATCGGGTTGATGACGGCGGATGAGGTGACGACCGTGCAGACCTGGGACGCCGCCAGCCGGCCGGCACTCGCCAACGTCCTGCGCTAG
- a CDS encoding YrdB family protein translates to MTVALGLRFLLELAALAALAYGGWQAPAPIWVRLFLSVLLPLAAVAIWGRWVAPKGRKVLPDPLRLIPEWCVFGGGALALVAAGHPWLGVALALLAAGDRLALWWLDRNSGDAAPTDQTTPLRPGDTTR, encoded by the coding sequence ATGACCGTCGCCCTGGGCCTCCGCTTCCTGCTGGAGCTGGCCGCACTGGCCGCACTGGCGTACGGCGGCTGGCAGGCTCCGGCCCCGATCTGGGTCCGGCTGTTCCTCTCCGTGCTGCTTCCGCTGGCCGCCGTGGCCATCTGGGGCCGCTGGGTCGCCCCCAAGGGGCGGAAGGTGCTGCCCGACCCGCTCCGCCTGATCCCGGAGTGGTGTGTCTTCGGCGGCGGCGCACTGGCCCTGGTCGCCGCCGGTCACCCCTGGCTCGGGGTGGCACTCGCCCTCCTCGCCGCCGGCGACCGACTGGCGCTCTGGTGGCTGGACCGGAACTCGGGCGACGCAGCCCCCACTGATCAGACGACACCACTCCGCCCAGGCGACACCACCCGCTGA
- a CDS encoding HhH-GPD-type base excision DNA repair protein, translated as MTLSLPIGDEANELLRRNPLALLIGMLLDQQVSMEKAFSAPYDLVRRLGHEPDAHELADFDPEELVKIFAERPALHRFPKAMAARVQDMCRLLVERHAGDAAQVWIDAPDGATALRRIGELPGFGMQKAQIFLALLGKRFGVRPPGWREAAGSYGEDGVYRSVADITDQAALLSVREYKQQMKAAAKNSKA; from the coding sequence ATGACGCTCTCGCTGCCGATCGGGGACGAGGCCAACGAATTGCTCCGACGCAACCCGCTGGCCTTGTTGATCGGGATGCTGCTCGACCAGCAGGTGTCGATGGAGAAGGCGTTCTCCGCGCCGTACGACCTGGTACGGCGGCTGGGCCACGAACCGGATGCGCACGAGTTGGCCGACTTCGACCCGGAAGAGCTGGTGAAGATCTTCGCCGAGCGGCCCGCGTTGCACCGGTTTCCGAAGGCGATGGCTGCTCGGGTCCAGGACATGTGTCGGCTGCTCGTCGAGCGCCACGCCGGGGACGCGGCGCAGGTGTGGATCGATGCGCCGGACGGAGCGACCGCGCTGCGGCGGATCGGTGAACTGCCCGGGTTCGGCATGCAGAAGGCGCAGATCTTCCTGGCCCTGCTCGGCAAGCGATTCGGCGTACGACCGCCGGGCTGGCGGGAGGCCGCCGGGTCGTACGGCGAGGACGGGGTGTACCGCTCGGTCGCCGACATCACCGACCAGGCGGCGCTGCTGAGCGTGCGGGAGTACAAGCAACAGATGAAGGCCGCCGCCAAGAATTCGAAAGCGTGA